In Triticum aestivum cultivar Chinese Spring chromosome 5B, IWGSC CS RefSeq v2.1, whole genome shotgun sequence, the following proteins share a genomic window:
- the LOC123110421 gene encoding glutathione S-transferase zeta class isoform X2 encodes MASVEAPAARPILYSYWRSSCSHCVRIALNRIDYEYKAVNLLKGEQSDPEFMKLNPMKFVPALVDGDTVIGDSYAIALYLEDKYPQRPLLPQDLKKKALNIQIASIVCSGIQPLHNLTLVRFIEQKVGTGESIPWVQQQIDRGFTAVENMIKGCAGKFAMGDEVQLADVFLAPQIFAAVTRYQIDMSNYPTLARLHDQYMTHPAFEAALPDRQPDAPSSA; translated from the exons ATGGCTTCGGTggaggcgccggcggcgaggccgaTTCTGTACTCATACTGGCGCAGTTCCTGCTCCCACTGCGTCCGCATCGCGCTCAACC GTATCGATTATGAGTACAAGGCGGTGAACCTCCTCAAGGGCGAGCAGTCTGATCCCG AGTTCATGAAGCTTAATCCTATGAAGTTCGTCCCTGCCTTGGTCGACGGCGACACAGTGATTGGTGACTCGTACGCAATAGCATTG TATTTGGAGGACAAGTACCCTCAGCGTCCTCTTTTGCCCCAAGACCTTAAAAAGAAGGCCCTGAATATCCAG ATAGCAAGCATCGTGTGCTCTGGTATTCAACCTCTTCACAATCTCACCTTGGTG AGATTTATCGAGCAAAAGGTTGGAACAGGGGAGAGCATCCCGTGGGTCCAACAACAGATTGATAGAGGTTTCACAG CTGTTGAGAACATGATCAAAGGCTGTGCTGGGAAGTTTGCTATGGGAGATGAAGTCCAACTG GCAGATGTATTCCTTGCACCCCAGATTTTTGCTGCGGTGACTCGTTATCAGATTGACATG TCGAACTATCCCACGCTCGCGAGGCTCCACGATCAGTATATGACACACCCTGCATTTGAAGCTGCGCTCCCTGACCGGCAGCCGGATGCCCCTTCCTCTGCCTAG
- the LOC123110421 gene encoding pentatricopeptide repeat-containing protein At5g11310, mitochondrial isoform X1: MQPRPAAAPLSAPAPPNDSAAAAAVVSILSDADPDNRLRASGISPDPALFPHLRQSLTTLPESAFPALARWAGSAAAVSLLASRGLFAASWRLLLLQSPSSPPPPLAAFAPLVRRYARLGRSSAALRAFHFLRRNPDRYTVDGDGAPAATSLLNMAVGALCKEGHPRPAAKLVERCRREGELAPDERTYNMLLDGWSSARRLDKVGKLWAEMRVAGVRPTVVSYGTLIKAVCRMQQPDQALSLLDEMRKERIEANLVTCNPIVHALAHAGRFRDAYNLLEKFPLYGVAPNISTFNSLVLAYCKYGDLAGASGVLKAMMGRGILPTAKTYNYFFVFFAKTGNVELGMNLYNKMVNNGYAPDQTTYNLLVKMLCEANRLELVVQMIKEMKVNGFESDLATSTMLIHLLCRSHRFDEACAEFEDMFRRGHVPQYITYRMLMKELKRLGLVQLEEKLTDLMRSVPHSTKLPGSYREKEGDNAKEKRKLILEKAQAVSNVLKECKDPKELHKLKDDEETDVQVADRIVANIRKRVYGGVSRLASPPP, from the coding sequence ATGCAGCCTaggcccgccgccgccccgctctccGCTCCCGCCCCTCCCAAcgattccgccgccgccgccgccgtagtctcTATCCTCAGCGACGCGGACCCCGACAACCGCCTCCGCGCGTCCGGCATCAGCCCGGACCCCGCCCTGTTCCCGCACCTCCGCCAGTCGCTCACCACCCTCCCCGAGTCCGCGTTCCCCGCGCTCGCCCGCtgggccggctccgccgccgccgtctccctcctcgcCTCCCGCGGCCTCTTCGCCGCAtcctggcgcctcctcctcctccagtcgCCTTcatccccgccccctccccttgccgCCTTCGCTCCGCTCGTCCGCCGCTACGCCCGCCTCGGCCGCTCCTCGGCGGCTCTCCGCGCATTCCACTTCCTCCGCCGCAACCCCGACCGCTACACGGTCGATGGCGACGGCGCCCCCGCCGCGACCTCCCTCCTAAACATGGCTGTCGGGGCGCTCTGCAAGGAGGGCCACCCGCGCCCGGCCGCGAAACTCGTCGAGCGGTGCCGGCGCGAGGGGGAGCTGGCGCCCGATGAACGGACCTACAACATGCTCCTCGATGGCTGGTCCAGCGCCCGCCGGCTGGACAAGGTCGGGAAGCTCTGGGCTGAGATGCGCGTGGCCGGCGTGCGCCCGACGGTGGTCTCCTACGGGACTCTCATCAAGGCGGTTTGTCGGATGCAGCAGCCGGACCAGGCACTGTCTCTCCTCGACGAGATGCGGAAGGAGCGGATCGAGGCGAATCTGGTTACCTGCAACCCCATCGTGCATGCCCTCGCTCATGCCGGCCGATTTCGGGACGCATACAACCTGCTCGAGAAATTTCCTCTCTACGGGGTGGCCCCTAATATCTCAACATTCAACTCGCTCGTGTTGGCTTACTGCAAATATGGAGACCTTGCCGGGGCAAGCGGTGTGCTCAAGGCCATGATGGGGAGGGGCATCTTGCCAACTGCAAAAACGTACAATTACTTCTTCGTGTTCTTTGCCAAGACCGGGAATGTTGAGCTGGGGATGAATCTTTATAACAAGATGGTCAACAATGGTTATGCGCCGGACCAGACCACTTACAACCTCCTGGTCAAGATGTTGTGCGAGGCTAATCGGCTTGAATTAGTGGTGCAGATGATAAAGGAGATGAAGGTTAATGGCTTTGAGTCTGATCTGGCAACAAGCACCATGCTGATACATTTGCTTTGCCGAAGCCATCGGTTTGACGAAGCATGTGCTGAGTTTGAGGACATGTTTCGTAGAGGGCACGTGCCCCAGTATATCACTTACAGGATGCTTATGAAAGAGCTCAAGCGGCTGGGTTTGGTTCAACTGGAAGAGAAGTTGACCGACCTAATGCGCTCAGTACCACATTCTACAAAGTTGCCTGGCAGCTACAGGGAAAAGGAAGGCGACAATgctaaagaaaagagaaaattaatATTGGAGAAAGCTCAGGCTGTTTCCAATGTTCTGAAGGAGTGTAAAGATCCGAAGGAGTTGCACAAGCTAAAAGATGATGAAGAAACTGATGTCCAGGTTGCAGATAGGATAGTAGCCAACATTAGAAAAAGAGTATATGGGGGTGTCTCTAGGTTAGCCTCTCCACCTCCTTGA